The Microplitis demolitor isolate Queensland-Clemson2020A chromosome 8, iyMicDemo2.1a, whole genome shotgun sequence genome has a segment encoding these proteins:
- the LOC103578686 gene encoding protein germ cell-less: MGGYVSKIASMSNSAVNSVYRGRKRKCIEEDDCDSDSDFIDKTLQTPKKRKLLTTAQYIYKTLFQEEKGSDITVYMLGRPWRLHKVYISQSPYFASMFSGSWKETNQKFVPVEITDSNITLDSLSIVLGSFYQDEVSIEPKNVISILATSTLFQLQGLIDQCTEIMIETTNIKTVVPYYNAAVSYGVPTVKTAAKRWLEVNLLGYGSRYPGFLKEITPELMVELIKSPELVAIQTEFCIYMMLRVWLFIHMQNKEETEVDEYFKKHTWTKALFDTAEGKEYAEPFKALRMKYLLLHDQDVKILNGDNLIPAEWLHDAYKEQWLHLLRIDADKDADCGPKQMNEEEFAEECFRCGRCIEKAGEHIWRWTAFQFGLDLVVYLDTTSLGIRRNNRMDANHISANHSKRNIIIRVCLFSLNEQRQIKHSQNSGVLRLTLHKNEEKQVMSLDKQLTYPLYISVNMQVVTPFSKSDEEKPSGIASLSAT; encoded by the exons atGGGTGGTTATGTGAGTAAAATAGCATCTATGTCAAACTCTGCTGTCAATTCTGTTTATCGTGGACGCAAAAGAAAATGCATCGAAGAAGATGACTGTGACTCGGATTCAGATTTCATTGACAAAACTCTTCAAACTCCTAAaaa aagAAAGTTGCTAACAACTGCACAGTATATTTACAAGACGTTATTTCAAGAAGAAAAAGGAAGTGATATAACTGTTTATATGCTAGGAAGACCATGGCGATTGCACAAAGTTTATATAAGCcag AGCCCTTATTTCGCAAGCATGTTTTCTGGATCATGGAAAGAGACGAATCAAAAATTTGTACCGGTTGAAATAACCGACTCCAACATAACTCTTGAct cATTGTCAATAGTACTAGGATCATTTTACCAAGACGAAGTTAGTATTGAAcctaaaaatgttatttcaaTACTAGCGACATCGACACTCTTTCAATTGCAAGGTCTCATAGATCAGTGCACTGAGATAATGATAGAGACGACAAATATAAAGACAGTGGTGCCTTATTACAATGCAGCGGTGTCTTATGGAGTGCCTACTGTTAAAACTGCAGCGAAGCGTTGGCTGGAAGTTAATTTACTCGGTTACGGATCGCGGTATCCTggatttttgaaggaaataacACCCGAGTTGATGGTGGAACTGATTAAGAGCCCGGAACTGGTCGCTATACAGACggaattttgtatatatatgatgttGCGTGtatg GTTGTTTATTCACATGCAGAATAAAGAGGAAACTGAAGTGGAcgagtattttaaaaagcaTACGTGGACAAAGGCACTGTTTGATACAGCAGAGGGTAAAGAATACGCAGAGCCATTCAAAGCTTTGCGTATGAAATATCTGTTGTTGCATGATCAAgatgttaaaatattgaacGGGGATAATCTGATACCCGCTGAATGGCTACATGATGCCTATAAGGAGCAGTGGCTGCATCTGCTGCGAATTGACGCTGACAAAGACGCTGACTGTGG ACCCAAGCAAATGAACGAAGAAGAATTTGCGGAAGAATGTTTCAGGTGTGGGAGGTGTATAGAGAAAGCTGGAGAACATATTTGGAGATGGACGGCGTTTCAATTTGGATTGGATCTGGTTGTTTATCTTGACACCACATCGCTCGGGATCAGACGAAATAATCGTATGGATGCTAATCATATTAGTGCTAATCACAGTAAacgtaatattattattag ggtttgtttattttcattaaatgaaCAGAGACAAATAAAACATAGTCAAAATTCAGGGGTATTAAGATTAACTCTGCACAAAAATGAAgag aAACAAGTTATGTCATTAGATAAACAATTAACTTATCCACTTTATATATCAGTAAATATGCAAGTCGTGACGCCTTTTTCAAAATCCGATGAAGAAAAACCGAGTGGTATTGCCTCGCTGTCCGCTACGtag
- the LOC103578688 gene encoding endothelial zinc finger protein induced by tumor necrosis factor alpha, with protein sequence MAPMLDWEHSCRLCSENKTDMFDIFGDEGVRRRVAQKLRVCLPVMVYKSDPLPKKICQFCAARLDDVYEFREYCLNVYKSMHFKLLANKTSNTVKIFLDAMSNSPDPCQVQLCMIKQRAPPPLVPLPVRTQSPVEKESLEPLVELPCEVEIKEEPTDGFEKMDFESGVGDSEQSFVDVLGLVEENGCHDDDKKTSILERVLKGDLTANDCKDGSPKTKNSQWNCSPCNSYYKSKESLMKHMQFNCPRKYECGKCLIIFKSFGELTHHEEVYHSHRNEIKADDQQMNGSLMQVNADLEGFKREPSDGIKNLVCPTCGKICTQQSALSNHMRTHEPKKHKCDICGRSFGLFIRLAAHKLGEHNQQPSIIPEVSTIEQEEALNDEREARKAREVKVKDLCRTFSETLDDNEMADERPTKRNALLNSNAKNVARCGICQQWFNDHTTMLNHLQTHSDNLITKNFNCSTCKKSFREKWQLQRHELSHKRAKVITYECSVCNKSFADKSQLESHEKIHVVDRTYRCAKCDKIFFKELSLITHQCSGVSSFGRKNPSIKSTAIKDSSTTKPTITTTPAANETKKYKCPKCPSTFDTSQLRNLHIRIHIEPKVQDTSSDEIKPMPKLKPEPSTVPSSVEPNVNIEEQNYTVPLKRTLIKTAGGYRCGVCKSPFVLRDLAVAHLRSAHPVMPYQCPYCKERFTTQYTFTHHIKTSHPNETG encoded by the exons atggcCCCGATGCTGGACTGGGAGCACTCATGCCGGTTGTGCTCGGAAAATAAAACTGACATGTTTGATATATTTGGTGATGAAGGCGTCCGTAGACGAGTTGCACAAAAGTTACGGGTTTGCTTGCCAGTTATGGTGTACAAAAGTGACCCACTgcctaaaaaaatatgtcagtTTTGTGCTGCCAGGCTGGACGATGTCTATGAGTTCCGGGAGTACTGTCTTAATGTTTACAAGAGCatgcattttaaattattggctAATAAAACTTCAAATACGGTAAAGATATTTTTGGATGCTATGTCTAATTCTCCTGATCCATGccag GTCCAGCTGTGTATGATAAAACAAAGAGCTCCGCCGCCATTGGTTCCACTGCCAGTGAGAACACAGTCCCCGGTGGAAAAAGAATCTCTAGAACCTCTAGTGGAATTACCCTGCGAAGTTGAAATAAAGGAAGAGCCGACAGAcggatttgaaaaaatggattttgaATCTGGAGTTGGGGACAGCGAGCAAAGTTTTGTTGATGTTCTGGGTTTAGTTGAAGAAAATGGATgtcatgatgatgataaaaaaactagtaTTTTAGAACGTGTGTTGAAAGGAGACTTGACTGCCAATGATTGCAAAGATGGATCACCAAAGACTAAAAACTCTCAGTGGAATTGCTCACCATGCAATAGTTACTACAA GAGCAAAGAGAGTTTGATGAAACACATGCAGTTTAATTGTCCCAGGAAGTATGAGTGTGGGAAatgtttgattatttttaagagtttTGGAGAATTAACTCATCATGAAG AAGTGTACCACAGTCATAGAAATGAGATCAAAGCTGATGACCAGCAAATGAACGGCAGTTTGATGCAAGTAAACGCGGACTTGGAAGGATTTAAACGGGAGCCCAGTGATGGGATTAAAAATCTCGTTTGTCCTACGTGTGGCaag ATTTGCACCCAACAAAGTGCGCTGTCGAATCATATGCGGACTCACGAGCCCAAGAAACACAAGTGTGATATTTGCGGTAGATCTTTTGgtttatttataagattaGCTGCGCATAAACTGGGTGAACATAATCAGCAGCCTTCTATTATACCGGAAGTCAGTACTATTGAGCAAGAAGAAGCGCTCAATGATGAGAGAGAAGCGAGGAAAGCGAGAGAAGTTAAAGTCAAGGATCTTTGTCGGACTTTTTCtgaa actcTAGATGACAACGAAATGGCTGATGAGAGACCAACAAAACGTAACGCGCTATTGAATTCAAATGCGAAGAATGTCGCGCGGTGTGGAATTTGTCAACAATGGTTCAATGATCATACGACGATGCTTAATCATCTGCAAACACACtcggataatttaataacaaagaattttaattgcagtacttgcaaaaaaagtttcagagAAAAATGGCAATTACAGAGGCATGAG ctgTCTCATAAACGCGCAAAAGTAATTACCTACGAGTGTTCCGTCTGCAATAAATCATTTGCTGATAAATCACAGCTTGAAagtcatgaaaaaattcacGTTGTCGATCGCACATATCGGTGCGCAAAGtgtgacaaaattttctttaaagaaCTTTCACTTATTACTCATCAGTGCAGCGGAGTCTCCTCTTTCGGTCGAAAAAATCCGTCAATTAAATCAACCGCGATCAAGGATTCTTCGACAACTAAACCCACCATTACAACAACACCAGCAGCGAATGaaaccaaaaaatataaatgtccCAAGTGCCCGTCGACCTTTGATACTTCGCAGTTGAGAAATTTACATATCAGGATACACATCGAGCCAAAg GTACAGGATACTAGTAGTGATGAAATTAAGCCGATGCCTAAATTGAAACCGGAACCGTCTACTGTGCCGTCTTCGGTGGAGCCTAATGTTAATATTGAAGAACAAAATTATACTGTGCCATTAAAAAGAACGCTCATTAAAACTGCTGGGGG atacCGGTGCGGAGTATGCAAATCTCCCTTCGTGTTGCGAGATTTAGCAGTAGCGCATTTGAGATCAGCGCATCCGGTGATGCCGTACCAGTGTCCATATTGCAAAGAACGTTTTACAACCCAGTATACATTTACTCATCATATTAAAACAAGTCATCCAAATGAAACAggataa
- the LOC103578689 gene encoding probable glutamine--tRNA ligase, producing the protein MGELELLKNTIGLSEQKAKETLKNVQVTKNLMTCIAEAEKHGKIDKDSGILLYHLASKIKAQIIDKLAFVSEYIVKKKLDTTQRVDAALSYLMSNIRDNVDVKEFEDACGVGVVVTPEQVEAEVEKCIKKHLEEIKEKRYRFNSGPLMQEVRTALKWASGESIKNEIGVQMIDILGPKTAEDEAPVGKNQKQAKVKVDKEKYVKKDDKNDKKESKAADDSSSDSAKTISELMKTKVHFHKPGENYTTNGYIVTPNTHRLLAEHLKVTGGKVRTRFPPEPNGILHIGHAKAININFGYAAAHDGICYLRYDDTNPEKEEEKFFTGIRDMVGWLGYEPAKITHSSDYFQELYELAVKLIEKGHAYVCHQKSEEMKGFNPPPSPWRERPVAESLQLFEDMKNGMLEEGEATLRMKVTLEEGKQDPVAYRIKYTPHHRTGDKWCIYPTYDFTHCLCDSIENITHSLCTKEFQSRRSSYYWLCNVLDLYCPVQWEYGRLNISYTVVSKRKIAKLIDEGIVADWDDPRLFTLTALRRRGFPAEAINNFCAQMGVTGAQAVVDPAVLEAAVRDVLNNTAPRHMVVIDPIKVTIANFKDNSPTKIDVADFPTDQAKGQHSIAFDEIVYIEASDFRELEERGFRRLTPKQPVGLKYAGVVLTLQRIEKDAAGKITGLVVRQEPVSDKNKPKAFIHWVAKPKLASVRLYERLFKHKNPEDTNEVPNGFLSDINSPSKREVVGYIDTSLESISKPFTQFQFERIGFFSIDPDTRPGKLVFNRTVTLKEDAGKV; encoded by the exons atggGAGAGCTGGAGTTACTTAAAAACACTATTGGTTTAAGTGAACAAAAAGCTAAGGagactttaaaaaatgtcCAGGTTACTAAGAATTTGATGACTTGTATTGCtgag gCTGAGAAACATGGAAAGATTGATAAAGACTCGGGAATTTTGTTGTATCACTTGGCCTCGAAGATCAAGGcacaaataattgataagttGGCTTTTGTGTCTGAGTATATTGTCAAGAAAAAGTTGGACACTACTCAGCGAGTTGATGCTGCACTGAGTTATTTGATGAGCAACATCAGAGATAATGTTGATGTTAAAGAGTTTGAAGATGCTTGTGGAGTCGGAGTTGTTGTCACTCCGGAGCAGGTTGAGGCTGAGGTTGAGAAATGCATCAAGAAGCATTTGGAGGAAATTAAAGAGAAGAG GTATCGATTTAATTCTGGTCCGCTGATGCAAGAAGTGAGGACTGCATTGAAGTGGGCGAGTGGCGAgtctattaaaaatgaaatcggGGTGCAAATGATTGATATTCTGGGTCCCAAAACCGCCGAAGACGAAGCGCCGGTTGGTAAAAATCAAAAGCAAGCTAAAGTTAAAGTAGATAAggaaaaatatgttaaaaaagatgacaaaaatgataagaaag aatCCAAAGCTGCTGATGACAGTTCAAGTGACTCAGCGAAGACAATAAGCGAGTTGATGAAAACAAAAGTACACTTTCATAAACCCGGTGAAAATTACACGACAAATGGTTACATTGTGACACCAAACACTCACAGACTACTAGCCGAGCATTTGAAAGTAACTGGCGGCAAAGTAAGAACGCGATTTCCACCAGAGCCCAACGGAATTCTCCATATTGGCCATGCGAAAgcgataaatattaattttgggtACGCAGCAGCCCACGATGGCATCTGTTATCTACGTTACGATGACACGAATCCCGAGAAAGAggaagagaaattttttactgggATCCGTGACATGGTCGGGTGGCTGGGCTATGAACCCGCGAAGATAACGCACTCGTCTGATTACTTCCAGGAGTTGTATGAACTAGCAGTGAAGCTGATTGAGAAGGGACATGCGTATGTTTGTCACCAGAAGAGCGAGGAGATGAAGGGGTTCAATCCTCCGCCAAGCCCCTGGCGCGAACGTCCAGTTGCTGAAAGCCTCCAGCTGTTCGAGGACATGAAGAACGGAATGCTTGAGGAGGGAGAAGCCACTCTGAGGATGAAAGTGACATTGGAGGAGGGTAAGCAGGACCCAGTAGCATATCGGATCAAATATACTCCACATCACCGGACTGGTGATAAGTGGTGCATCTACCCGACTTATGACTTCACTCATTGTCTTTGCGACAGCATTGAAAATATCACGCACTCACTCTGCACGAAAGAGTTCCAGTCCCGTAGATCCTCGTACTACTGGCTGTGCAACGTCCTGGATCTTTACTGCCCAGTCCAATGGGAGTATGGTAGATTAAACATCAGTTACACGGTCGTGTCTAAGAGGAAAATCGCTAAATTAATTGACGAAGGGATCGTCGCTGACTGGGACGACCCCAGGCTGTTCACTTTGACAGCTTTGAGAAGACGCGGATTCCCAGCGGAAGCTATCAACAACTTCTGTGCGCAAATGGGAGTCACTGGAGCCCAAGCTGTCGTAGATCCAGCGGTCCTCGAAGCTGCTGTTCGCGACGTTCTCAATAACACGGCACCTAGACACATGGTCGTAATTGATCCTATCAAAGTCACGATTGCAAACTTCAAAGACAACTCACCGACCAAAATTGACGTTGCCGATTTTCCTACTGATCAGGCGAAAGGCCAGCATTCAATTGCCTTCGACGAAATTGTATACATCGAAGCCTCGGACTTTAGAGAACTAGAGGAAAGAGGTTTCAGACGATTGACTCCCAAGCAGCCGGTGGGTTTGAAGTATGCAGGAGTAGTTTTAACTCTTCAGAGAATTGAGAAAGATGCCGCTGGAAAAATTACCGGTCTGGTGGTGCGCCAAGAGCCGGTCAGCGACAAAAATAAACCCAAGGCTTTTATCCACTGGGTCGCCAAGCCTAAACTAGCTTCCGTGCGTCTCTACGAGCGATTGTTCAAACACAAGAATCCAGAGGATACCAATGAAGTTCCCAATGGTTTCCTCAGTGACATCAACTCGCCGAGTAAGAGAGAAGTCGTCGGCTACATCGACACAAGTCTTGAAAGTATTTCCAAACCATTCACTCAGTTTCAATTTGAACGAATCGGTTTCTTCTCTATCGATCCCGATACACGTCCAGgaaag cttGTCTTCAATCGGACAGTGACACTTAAAGAAGACGCGGGAAaagtataa
- the LOC103578690 gene encoding parkin coregulated gene protein, with protein sequence MVNQHQFWAEIRKNNPKYKKKPRVVPAFTIQALQDNTVVARPPKCGLYKPNPPKPSNFRKFYERGLFPISIENDASSITWKVNIEELDFHHYLPMFFDGLTETEHPYKFLVEQGISDMLEHGGPKILPVVPQLIIPIKNALNTKVPEIICTTMRALQRLVRSADCVGESLVPYFRQILPIPNLLKDRNVNLGEGIDYSQQRGENPADLIQETLEVLERYGGEDAFINIKYMVPTYESCMMN encoded by the exons aTGGTTAATCAACATCAATTTTGGGCAGAGATACGTAAAAATAATcccaaatataaaaaaaaacctcgaGTTGTTCCAGCCTTTACAATTCAGGCTCTtcag gacAATACTGTGGTAGCAAGACCTCCGAAGTGCGGTCTCTATAAGCCGAATCCGCCAAAACCGTCAAACTTTCGTAAGTTCTACGAGCGCGGTTTGTTTCCGATATCCATAGAAAATGACGCGTCATCAATAACCTGGAAGGTAAACATTGAGGAACTGGATTTCCATCACTACTTGCCGATGTTCTTCGACGGGCTGACTGAAACCGAGCACCCATACAAGTTTTTAGTCGAACAGGGAATATCAGACATGCTGGAACATGGGGGTCCCAAAATACTACCGGTCGTTCCACAATTAATTATACCCATTAAAA ATGCTTTGAATACTAAAGTACCGGAAATTATTTGCACGACAATGCGAGCGCTCCAGCGGCTCGTCAGATCTGCTGACTGTGTTGGTGAATCTTTGGTACCGTACTTCAGACAAATTCTTCCGATTCCTAATTTACTTAAAGATAGAAATG TTAATCTTGGAGAAGGTATTGATTATTCCCAACAACGAGGGGAAAATCCAGCGGATTTAATTCAAGAGACTTTGGAAGTATTAGAAAGATATGGCGGTGAAGatgcatttataaatattaaatatatggtACCTACTTATGAGTCATGTatgatgaattaa